In the genome of Rhizobium rhizogenes, one region contains:
- a CDS encoding phage infection protein, whose protein sequence is MEFYFPAEFGEQLAFGAAVVSAAMGLFFMFAPGITLRAFGLQPSGERRDGYALVRSSLAGFYLGLGAAALLLAQPMVYLAFGAAFGLSVFGGILSILSDGGATMRNFILLVVHFLLAALSLSYVFGLV, encoded by the coding sequence ATGGAGTTTTATTTTCCCGCCGAGTTCGGCGAGCAGCTGGCTTTCGGAGCGGCGGTGGTTTCGGCCGCGATGGGCCTTTTTTTCATGTTTGCGCCGGGGATTACGCTGCGTGCCTTTGGTCTGCAGCCGTCGGGTGAGCGCAGGGATGGTTATGCGCTCGTGCGCTCATCGCTTGCCGGCTTCTATCTCGGTCTCGGCGCCGCCGCCCTGCTTCTGGCGCAGCCCATGGTCTATCTCGCCTTCGGTGCGGCTTTCGGTCTCAGCGTGTTCGGCGGCATTCTCTCCATTCTCTCGGACGGAGGCGCAACCATGCGGAATTTCATACTCCTGGTTGTACACTTTCTGCTCGCTGCACTGTCGTTGAGCTACGTGTTCGGGCTGGTCTGA